One window from the genome of Archaeoglobus neptunius encodes:
- a CDS encoding MBL fold metallo-hydrolase, with protein MEEVLPGVYLVDTLKYVESGVISAYVVNFEKAAIIDPGTAKGARIILDEINPEWAVEYICPTHIHIDHGGGAATLAKALDAKVIVHPKGARHIINPEKLWKASKAVLGEVAEIYGRPEPLEREKVIAVEDGEELDLGGEVIKILHAPGHAPHMLVYYLKKLKALFPADAVGMYFDGVVFPLSPPIFDANAALNTLERLKKLKIDYVAFTHYGVVEGKWPVEKAYEKITQWMELARETISQGGDVEDYVSRLRKEDEDVERLFQILSKKPIAISFIYTSANGMLDAAKREVESDEQT; from the coding sequence ATGGAGGAAGTTCTGCCAGGAGTCTATCTTGTAGATACCCTGAAATACGTTGAAAGTGGCGTCATCTCTGCATACGTGGTTAACTTCGAAAAGGCAGCCATAATTGACCCGGGCACTGCCAAGGGTGCTCGGATAATACTGGATGAGATCAACCCGGAGTGGGCAGTGGAGTACATCTGTCCCACCCACATCCACATAGACCACGGTGGTGGTGCTGCAACTCTGGCAAAGGCCTTGGATGCGAAAGTGATCGTGCATCCAAAAGGTGCTAGACATATTATCAACCCGGAAAAATTGTGGAAAGCATCCAAAGCTGTTCTTGGTGAGGTTGCAGAGATCTACGGTAGACCGGAGCCCTTGGAGAGGGAAAAGGTGATTGCTGTTGAAGATGGCGAAGAGTTGGACCTTGGTGGAGAGGTCATTAAAATCCTCCACGCTCCGGGGCATGCTCCACACATGCTGGTTTACTACCTAAAGAAATTGAAGGCCCTCTTCCCGGCAGATGCTGTCGGAATGTACTTCGACGGTGTTGTTTTCCCACTAAGTCCACCAATATTCGATGCAAATGCAGCGTTAAACACACTGGAAAGACTTAAAAAGCTGAAAATAGACTATGTTGCCTTCACGCACTACGGTGTGGTTGAGGGAAAATGGCCTGTTGAAAAAGCATACGAAAAAATTACGCAGTGGATGGAACTTGCAAGAGAAACTATTTCTCAGGGAGGAGATGTTGAAGACTACGTAAGCAGGCTAAGAAAAGAAGACGAAGACGTGGAAAGACTCTTCCAGATTCTCTCGAAAAAACCAATAGCTATAAGCTTCATCTATACCTCTGCCAATGGAATGCTGGATGCAGCAAAGAGGGAGGTGGAATCAGATGAACAAACTTAA
- a CDS encoding (Fe-S)-binding protein yields the protein MNKLKFDPDLCLNCDTYNCLTRCINLNYDFDSAKEERTKIAKGELSRLLEECYTCYGCEEYCPHNNHPFYRIVELQEQYGVKKLGDATLKALIERYDVSGEFIPKKVGGKFVHICLFPEAKEIVQSKLFDGYEIIRGRHVFCNMLYLHYGLVSVILERAERTISNLEKLGAEEIVMYHDECYAFYESFAKAYGIDVPFNYIHYFDHLYRRLEEMNARELGIKVAYQRNCSNRLIPETDRTLDKIFELIGVERVDREYDREGAMCCGAAFILAGKSELAEELQRKNIQDMVNSGATHVVFNCPMCYTTLADKVRAKGLEPLMVVDLCRMAIGEV from the coding sequence ATGAACAAACTTAAATTTGATCCTGACCTCTGTTTGAACTGCGACACATACAATTGCCTGACCAGATGCATAAACCTGAACTACGACTTCGATTCAGCAAAGGAGGAGAGGACTAAGATTGCTAAGGGAGAGCTCAGCAGGCTGCTGGAGGAGTGTTACACCTGCTACGGGTGTGAGGAGTACTGCCCCCACAACAACCATCCCTTCTACCGAATTGTCGAACTGCAGGAGCAGTATGGCGTCAAAAAACTCGGCGATGCTACCCTGAAAGCCCTGATAGAGAGGTACGACGTTAGCGGGGAATTCATACCTAAGAAGGTCGGCGGAAAATTCGTGCACATCTGTCTGTTTCCCGAAGCAAAGGAGATCGTTCAGAGCAAACTTTTTGACGGTTACGAGATCATCAGGGGGAGGCACGTTTTCTGCAATATGCTCTACCTGCACTACGGGCTTGTGTCTGTGATACTGGAAAGAGCTGAAAGAACCATATCCAATCTGGAAAAACTGGGGGCTGAGGAGATAGTCATGTACCACGATGAATGCTACGCCTTCTACGAGTCCTTTGCAAAGGCCTACGGTATCGACGTGCCTTTTAACTACATCCATTACTTTGACCATCTGTATCGAAGACTGGAAGAAATGAATGCCAGAGAGCTTGGAATAAAGGTGGCATATCAGCGCAACTGCTCCAACAGACTGATCCCGGAAACTGACAGGACACTGGACAAAATTTTTGAACTTATCGGCGTTGAGAGGGTTGACAGAGAGTACGACAGAGAAGGGGCGATGTGCTGCGGTGCAGCCTTTATACTGGCAGGAAAATCTGAGCTTGCTGAAGAACTCCAGAGGAAGAACATTCAGGACATGGTGAATTCGGGGGCAACGCATGTTGTTTTCAACTGCCCGATGTGCTACACCACCCTTGCGGATAAGGTGAGGGCCAAAGGGCTTGAACCGCTGATGGTTGTGGACCTCTGCAGGATGGCAATTGGAGAGGTGTAG
- a CDS encoding 4-hydroxyphenylacetate 3-hydroxylase N-terminal domain-containing protein has product MLISGEDYIERLRGYEREIYVLGKKVENFVDHPNIRPTVNAFAYTFELAKLREEYSPYSELVGEKVNRLNCVNKTPEDLIARYDYQRELSKKLATCNYRCTGCDAINAIYPATKALDEREGTDYHKRFLKLLKEIQKKDYACTAALTDVKGDRSKRPAEQREKFMHVVEKREDGIVVSGAKIAQSGAFAADINFVLPTQTFKQGEEEFAIVFAATPEDEGIKYVIQNTGVQAKQREGGEFEPGNIRYGDRTTCMVIFDNVFIPWERVFIFEDLRATRDVLNYFASSHRCVGAACKAGFIDSMAGAASLMLKANGLEGVAVLQQRIAEMVAVSEAAFGIAAGAAVKGYNAYDIWHPNQLMANAGKIIGVEGFTKSLVNLIDISGGIIGTSPSEFDMKGEIGDKVGKYLSASEKFTVEQRMKLVKFIEFWATSSHLVGAIHGGGSPAAALITLRFIMDIKDKEEAVRECLNL; this is encoded by the coding sequence ATGCTGATATCGGGGGAAGACTACATTGAGCGTTTGAGGGGGTATGAGAGGGAGATATACGTTCTTGGGAAAAAGGTTGAGAACTTCGTTGACCATCCGAATATAAGGCCAACCGTTAATGCCTTTGCCTACACCTTCGAGCTTGCAAAACTCAGAGAGGAGTACTCACCTTATTCAGAACTAGTTGGAGAGAAGGTGAACAGGCTGAACTGCGTTAATAAAACTCCAGAGGATTTGATAGCGAGGTATGATTACCAGAGAGAGCTCAGTAAAAAACTCGCCACCTGCAACTATCGCTGTACGGGCTGTGATGCCATTAACGCAATCTACCCTGCGACGAAAGCGCTGGATGAAAGGGAGGGGACAGATTACCACAAGAGATTCCTGAAGTTGCTGAAGGAGATTCAGAAGAAGGACTATGCCTGCACTGCAGCTCTCACTGATGTCAAAGGAGACAGGAGTAAAAGACCAGCCGAACAAAGAGAAAAGTTCATGCATGTAGTTGAGAAAAGAGAAGATGGGATTGTTGTCAGTGGAGCTAAAATTGCACAAAGTGGTGCCTTTGCGGCAGACATTAACTTTGTACTCCCCACTCAAACATTCAAACAGGGTGAGGAGGAGTTTGCAATTGTTTTTGCGGCAACACCCGAGGATGAAGGAATAAAGTATGTGATACAGAACACGGGAGTGCAGGCAAAGCAGAGGGAAGGCGGGGAGTTCGAACCGGGAAACATCAGGTACGGTGACAGGACAACCTGCATGGTTATATTCGACAATGTATTCATTCCGTGGGAGAGGGTATTCATTTTCGAAGATCTAAGGGCCACAAGAGATGTTCTTAACTACTTTGCATCCTCCCACAGATGTGTCGGTGCTGCATGCAAGGCAGGATTCATAGATTCGATGGCAGGGGCAGCCAGTCTGATGCTTAAGGCGAACGGTCTTGAAGGGGTTGCGGTTTTACAGCAGAGGATAGCCGAAATGGTGGCTGTAAGCGAGGCAGCTTTTGGAATAGCAGCAGGAGCAGCAGTCAAAGGTTACAATGCATATGACATCTGGCATCCGAATCAGCTAATGGCCAATGCCGGGAAGATAATAGGTGTTGAAGGGTTTACAAAATCGCTTGTAAACCTGATTGACATATCTGGAGGTATAATAGGGACATCACCATCAGAGTTTGACATGAAAGGGGAGATCGGAGATAAAGTTGGAAAATACCTTTCCGCGAGTGAAAAATTTACGGTCGAACAGAGAATGAAGCTCGTGAAGTTCATCGAGTTCTGGGCAACATCATCACATCTTGTAGGGGCTATCCATGGTGGTGGCTCTCCGGCAGCAGCTCTCATCACACTAAGGTTTATCATGGACATAAAGGATAAAGAGGAGGCTGTAAGAGAGTGTTTGAACCTCTGA
- a CDS encoding adenosylhomocysteinase, with protein MIGLGWYYDRMKLIKKFAREIEVEEVAICIPLEYKSACLIYELSTYTNVLPAKLDEQSTKPDAVRWLEERGVKIVRKREAVKAKFFLDCAAVLSRVAEKAGKTKVNVVELTKTGEDYLKRLKVEVKGISLDSSTLKGIGENRYGTAFGLLDALMRLNVFLPGKKVKIIGYGRVGEGCAELLRSVGCEVSVWDSSARRRIEALYGGYEVSEDLDADIIVTCTGSPKCIGEEELRAIRDGAILMNLGAEREISPAGKVVAEYGDITAYEFAGKRYYIAASGYAANLAIGNGTPMEVMDRTFAAAILALNHLKREEFNGVIPLPGYIEEAVLRELTSV; from the coding sequence GTGATAGGACTTGGATGGTATTACGATAGGATGAAGCTCATTAAAAAATTTGCAAGGGAAATTGAAGTTGAAGAGGTCGCCATCTGCATCCCTCTTGAATACAAAAGTGCCTGCTTAATATACGAGCTCTCAACATACACGAACGTTCTCCCAGCAAAGCTCGACGAGCAGTCAACCAAGCCCGATGCTGTGAGGTGGCTTGAGGAGAGAGGTGTTAAGATCGTAAGAAAGAGAGAGGCTGTGAAGGCCAAGTTCTTTCTGGATTGTGCTGCCGTTCTATCCAGAGTTGCAGAAAAAGCCGGGAAAACAAAAGTGAATGTCGTGGAACTCACAAAGACCGGGGAAGATTATCTCAAAAGGCTGAAAGTGGAGGTAAAGGGAATTTCTCTCGACTCGTCAACATTGAAGGGCATCGGTGAGAACCGATACGGAACGGCCTTCGGACTCTTAGATGCCCTGATGAGGTTGAATGTATTTCTTCCGGGCAAAAAAGTTAAGATAATAGGATACGGGAGAGTTGGGGAGGGATGTGCTGAGCTGCTGAGGTCTGTTGGGTGTGAGGTCAGTGTGTGGGATAGTTCTGCCAGAAGAAGGATTGAGGCACTGTACGGGGGGTATGAGGTTTCGGAAGACCTGGATGCGGATATAATCGTAACCTGCACCGGTTCACCCAAGTGTATCGGCGAAGAAGAGCTGAGGGCGATCAGAGATGGTGCGATCCTCATGAATCTCGGGGCGGAGAGGGAGATTTCTCCGGCCGGAAAGGTTGTGGCAGAGTATGGAGACATCACAGCCTATGAGTTCGCAGGTAAAAGGTACTACATAGCAGCAAGCGGATATGCAGCGAATCTTGCAATCGGAAATGGTACGCCGATGGAGGTGATGGATCGCACATTTGCAGCGGCCATACTGGCACTCAACCACCTCAAAAGGGAGGAATTTAATGGGGTTATACCTCTACCGGGCTATATTGAGGAGGCTGTGCTGAGAGAGCTCACAAGCGTTTGA